A stretch of DNA from Mus musculus strain C57BL/6J chromosome 6, GRCm38.p6 C57BL/6J:
CAAATAATGGCCAGACATGGGCAGAGGGAGTAACTTTTAATCTAGTGGTTGTAATTGATGAGAGTGAGAGAATAATTCAACATGATGGAGTTAGACTTGGCTGAGTCAGGGGCCTGGCCATCATTCTCACAAAGTCTTGTCCTGGAATCAACACTTAAACAACTGGAATGCTATTCATTGGGtcacatattaaaagttcacatGAGTCATTTCCAAGAACTCTAGCTGGTACCAAGGACAAGCCTTCACGTAGGAGACAGGCACAGGAAGATGAACCTCCTTGACCAATGGAATCACTTACATCCTCTTGAATCTCACACTTGGACGTCTGGGCTAAGTATGATGGTGTGAAGAGAGAAAGTCTAGGAAAATTAGCATGCAGAATGATAATACATTGATGACTGAATGGTGTCTGTGTTCCCTAGGCCATGCCTCAGCTATTTCCTGACTTATATTGCCTTCTATTTACCTTTGTTGTACTAACAGTGGGCTTTCTCTCCCAACCAGATCAAAGCTTACCTTGTAAGTAATGAACCAATGGAAGGTGCCTTCAACTATGTACAAACCCGCTGCCTCTGTAATGATCATCCTATTAGATTTTTCTGGGATATAATAATCACAAGTAAGTAAAAAGAACTACTTgccaaaaaaggaaaattaaaaacacaaacatggcTGCAGAACTTCCACTTGGAAGCATGGAAAAGCAGTGTATAGTTGGAAAGGAAGCATAGGAGGAGCATTTCTGGGATCTAAAGCTATAGAAAGCATAGCCTGAGAAAGGACAATAAAAGGGAGTGACTTGCAAATGACTTGGGGAAACCAGCCCTGGAAGGACTTAGCTGGCCCTACAGGAAAATCAGAGAACCCTAGAGTGTCTGAGAGatgacttttgtttttatttcttccaggAACTGTAACATTTGCAACAGTGATTGATATTGTTCGAGAAAAGAATATCTGTCCTAATGATATGGCAGTGGTGCCCATCACAGCAAACCGGTACTATACTTATAATACTGTGCGAATGAATTAACGGAGGCTTCTTATGCGTCTTTCAAAACCATTATCATTTTCTCCAAGTACAATTGACTGGAATATCCATTGTAGTCTGTCAAATAAACTTCTTACAAGCATATCCATGTGTTATTGTGTCCTGCCTAAAATCTATCCTCCAAATCAGAAAGTACTGCTAATTTCTTACATTAGTCTTTCAAAGTACCATTCCTGAGAttttgtaaggtttttttttggtttctatcCATTGACATAAAAAAGTAAGAAGGTGACTGGGGAGTTACCTTAGTGTGTGCACTACTTACCATGCAGGATTGAGGACAGATttgaatctccagaacccacataaagccagaaATAGTAGCACACATTAATGACCCCAGTGCTTCTACAGTGAGACAGGAGGCAGGCATAGAAATCTCTGCAGAACCTGTTGGGTAAACTCACTCTGGGTACGCAGTGAAGAACAATTGCAGATGCTCCTGTTAAGTGAGTAGATGGGAAAGGCCAACACTTGAAACTGTTGTTTGATCTTCTTGAGTGTGCCATGGCACAGAAACACTCACACTCACCCATGCACACAAATCATACAACCACATAACCaacacttttaaagaaaagaagaaattccaAAGAGTTGAAAGATCACACCTGTGATAATCCAAATACTCAGGACAAATAAGAGGAAGCCAGGGCTGGAAGCCAAGATGTCTACTGCTTGACTTTTCTCTACTCCGTCCTCTCCAATAGCTCCACCTTCAGTTCCCAGAGGATAGGAGTTATTTGTAACCAGGAAGGAACACCCTAGAGTGCTCACCATGAGTTAGTGCATTGTGTTCCATTCTATTGCTTCTGTTCAATCTGTTCCAAACAAGAAAATATGACTCACTGGAGCAATGCATTGCAATTGCTATACCTCAGGCATACCGATTGTGGCTGACTATAAACGAAGGCTATGAGTCCTGAGTTGCTTTCTCAGATGGGACCAGCTACTGCTTTTTGATAGAAGTGAAACACGAACAAGGGtcccaaataaatgaatgaaattatGGCAAGTGGAAAATTAGACCTCAAGAACCCAAAGCCAGAATGGTAGAATGTGCTTGTCAGGTAAGCTTTCTGGTACTGGGTTTGGAAAACTGAAAGAACTCTAGAGGATGCAATGAGAAGAATCAGAATCACAGCAGACTGAGTATATCTGGGTAAGAAAATAGAATAATCCTCTCAGGCCAGTTGTCCTAAACGAGGATCAGAATTCAGGTAGCTAAAATTCATTCTTCCTTCTGAATATACGTATTATTTCTTGTAGAGATTTACATCTTTTTGAGGGACAAAGCCCTGTTTCCTTTGAAAATACCTTTGCGGAtactttttcttgttattttgctttttaatacTGCCTCAGACATTGCCCATGTATACCCCTTTTTTTATCCTGGGGAATTTTTGGTGGGAGTAGGTTCCTTTCTGAAGGAATTTAATATTTAGAAGACCAAGGTTGTCagctagttttgtttttgtgtctaTAATTATTTTCCTGGGTCATTGGCTCAATATTTTATATGCTTTAGAAAATTCAGAAAGCCACATATAACAGGTAATTTGAATTGCTTCAGGTCTTCTGTTTATGCAATTGTAACCTTTTCTTAAAGTCTGTGGTAGATTACCTGAAAAAGTAACCATCATTCAATATTTaacattaagaaaaattaatagtctttaattatattaaacacattatatatttgctttatcattatatatgtatatgtgcaaacACATATATGTGATGGTGCTAATTCCTTTGGTCCTAATTCCTTTCTATTCCAGTTTTGGAACAATATTTACTTAAGGACAATGATACATtgatgtgtgtggtttttttttccttcagtaacTAAACGTTTTCTTACCAATAAATTATTGGTTAAGTTCTACAGAATGGATGAATTTTTATTATATCAGcataataaaatgattcctaaagaTTTGTTATTAAATTTTAACATTTAGGTCCCAATGTACACaacaaaatattaattataatgttaaatatttaatattttgtacacaacaaaatattataatgaaaatatagAAACACTCCACTATGATAGTTGAGGAGAAACATCTGCAAGATGTCTtaattttgtaaagaaaaaaagtaaacataTTGGGCCTTTTGTGAAAAACACATCTCTAAATCAAAAAGAAATTACTACTAAATTGAATAAACAGAAAGATAAACTGTATGTACTCATGAATAACAGCAGCATATTCTCTTATATCTGTTTAGATTCAATGCACACTCACAATAATCACCACTATGACACTGTCACCTCCAAATAGAAAAGGCAACATACATCTTAATATGAAACATGATGGTTATCTACAAAGAACAAAGGCTAATTCTTTGACTCAAAAATAAGGAATGTATCCAAGGaagatgaaatatcaaaataatactaGCTCACAGAGAACCTCAAAACAGGCCCAAGGGAGGAAATTTTGTGCAAGAGTCATTAATTTGTCTGACTTAATATCctaataaaaatgtcaaagtGTATAgtactttcattttctctctctttctctgtctctctgactgactctccctctccccacacccacccctacacacacaactGTCATACACACAGCTGTAAgcaacacacataaaacacaacaGTACAAGATTTCACTTACAGGGGAAGCCCAAGATAGCTCAGGAGAAATTGGCCAATGGCATTTTCAAATTTTCAACACCAAAACACTTGTTTACtactcagaggcagagaggggaccTTTGTTATGTAACTTAATAGAAACACCCAATTCAATGACTGTGTTATATACTATCTCCAATACTCTGTGTTCCAAGTTAATTGCCCCAACTCCCTATCATATAACATGAAAGAAACATTAACTTTCTTACTACCATTTTGTTAAGTAAAAATAAGGAGACATAGTAAGTTAAATGAGAAATGGTACTCATAGGGAACTGTATCACAAAACCTAGTACATGTCTGAGGATGAGATTTGAAAGCtgattccctcccccctcccctttccaaaTTCATTGTTTCTCTCAGCCTTCAGATCTTGTCACCATGCTGCCACCTGCCGCCATTCCTCTGCACAATGCTAGACTCTTCTCCCTGCAACTGAAAGCCCAAGCAAATGGTATCCAAATAGCTTTTGATTGTGCCCTCTtagcacagaaaaaaataaaaaaggaaccaACAACACATTTCTAATTTATTGTATGGATTATACAATTATAAAGTCCAACTATATCAGAGCTTCTCATGTACGATAATATGAAACTTGCTGTGTTTATTAGTTTTCTCATATAGCTAAGGCACTTGTAGATCTCTTTTAGTGACCTTTTCACTCCCCTGTgatctttcccttttctcctcagaTCCCAGATTCTCAACACATTGCACACTCAGGCCTAAAACAGATATCTCCATAGTTGAATTTATTAAGTTAAACTGTGTAACTTAATCAAGCCAGGAAAAAGGATAAGACATTATAAGTAAATTTttcttattataataaataagtaaatttccaAAATTATGAATGGTACCCCTAGAGATATAAAAGAAGAGAATAAATCTATTTTCTTCCTCTCCATAAAAACTCCATGACCCACTCCAAACTTCCAAGTTCTATAAAATACACCAATGGAAAGTCTAGAGAAGACTGTCAATAATTCCTTTGTCtacagattaaaacaaacaacactgCTGGCTTGTTTAATAGACTCATGCCAAAATTGCTGaggttacataaataaataaaaggcgaGATAGGACACATAGTCCAAGCCATGTATTATTTTCATCTGCACAATGCCCTTTTTATCTTCGATAACCAACCTTTAGGCCATTGATTcaattgtttttgttctttctaatGTAAGGTAAAAGTATTCTTGGAACTGAGTAGAGGAACTGAGTAGAGGATCACGTACAAACCTGTCACtttcataaagaaaagaaaaccaacaatcTGCAATGTTTTACTTCACCAACAGTGTACTAAACTATGCTCAGAAATGACTCTGAGAAAGAGCTCACATTACAACTTCATGGATTTATAAAAATGACACCAAGGCTAACAATATGATTTGCTGTGCAGTACAAATTCAATCTTTTCCATAGAAAAATTAAAGTATGTTAAATGTATTCATACAAATTGAGGTACAtacctgaattttaaaaatgtaaattatccTTCCTGCCCACATTCTCTGGACTTCGCACTCACGCACATCTGTCATGACGGTTGGAACGCACATCATCATTCTTCCATGTCTTCACAAGACTGACTTTTATGGTGCTGACCACTTTACCACCATCTGAGGTCctgcaaatgaaaatcaaagaaatacTAAGTTAAGAACCTCTCTCTCTTGTAATACACCCAGAACACATTTACTTCTAAGGACCATACACCCCatacattcatatttattttaagcATGTATGCTCTATACCCAGTAAATCACATTACTAGCCTTTATGtcaatttcatgaattcatgagGGTGTAATGTGAAAATGAACCCCTCAAAGGCTCTCAGCAGCACCCTTAGGGAAAAACACAACACAAGAGATCAAAACTCTACACATTTTATAGGCCAGGTGGTATAAACACAATCACTACAACAGCATAAATGATGACTTCTAAACCCTAACCACATGAGATAAAACCCATGTCTATCACAGAAGTAATTCttgatagaagagaaaagaaaaaacgcTGTGTATATCGGTAAGGCAAGCCTGATGTGCTGGCTCCAAAATCTGATCTTACTTGCTTTCTattctttcatatttctttttgtttttcattttgttgaaaattatttttttcacataatataGCTGCATTTtggtttcccttccctctacccATCCCAAATCCTCCCTACTTCCCTTCCCATGAAAATCTATTTCTTACTGTGTCTCATTAGAAAACATAATTCCAAGgaataataacaaaatacaataaaatagttaaataaaataaaacagaaacta
This window harbors:
- the Pip gene encoding prolactin-inducible protein homolog precursor is translated as MQGLSFTFSAVTLFLVLCLQLGIIESQDDENVRKPLLIEIDVPSTAQENQEITVQVTVETQYRECMVIKAYLVSNEPMEGAFNYVQTRCLCNDHPIRFFWDIIITRTVTFATVIDIVREKNICPNDMAVVPITANRYYTYNTVRMN